From Triticum aestivum cultivar Chinese Spring chromosome 4A, IWGSC CS RefSeq v2.1, whole genome shotgun sequence, a single genomic window includes:
- the LOC123086543 gene encoding pentatricopeptide repeat-containing protein At3g12770 translates to MPPPNAGRLSDLVRRCAAAKALTAGAKLHAQALVGGHLPQATLETDLVLLYCRCAALPSARKVFDAMPSPSMHAYNILLAASPPLLALQLLSGLLDAGFRPDCYAVPAALRACAELWEPLLGAALHGFTVQLGFLSNLVVSSALLDMYAKAGLLVNAVRVFDEMPERDSVVWNCMVTAYARAGMTAETLELFRRAQVEAVNMARDLRAVPSVLNVCGKEGEMMKGREIHGRMVRSLAFDLDVPIGNALIDMYAKCGHVDASQAVFAGMQERNVVSWSTLISCYGVHGKGKEALHVYEEMLSQRVKPNCITFTSVLSSCSHSGLVTDGRMIFESMRKVHGVEPTSEHYACMVDLLGRAGAIEEAIGLIKKMPMEPCATAWGALLSACAMHNNVDVGEIAAYRLFELEKSNVSNYITLCGIYGAVGQSDGVAGLRLRMRELGMVKTPGCSWVDVKGRAHAFYQGSIPSYLRRKMFWILDRLRKDMGN, encoded by the coding sequence ATGCCGCCGCCTAACGCCGGCCGTCTCTCCGACCTCGTTCGGCGCTGCGCCGCCGCTAAGGCTCTAACCGCCGGCGCGAAGCTCCACGCACAGGCTCTCGTTGGTGGCCACCTACCCCAGGCCACCCTCGAGACGGACCTGGTCCTGCTCTATTGTCGCTGCGCTGCGCTCCCtagcgcccgcaaggtgttcgacgcgATGCCTTCTCCGTCCATGCACGCGTACAACATCCTCCTTGCCGCCTCCCCACCCCTCTTAGCTCTCCAACTACTCTCTGGCCTCCTCGACGCCGGTTTCCGCCCTGACTGCTATGCTGTCCCAGCAGCGCTCCGGGCGTGCGCTGAGCTCTGGGAGCCGCTTCTTGGCGCTGCACTCCATGGATTTACCGTCCAATTAGGATTTCTCTCCAATCTTGTTGTTTCCAGCGCACTTCTTGACATGTACGCCAAGGCTGGTCTCCTGGTCAATGCAGTGAGGGTGTTCGACGAGATGCCAGAAAGAGACTCTGTTGTGTGGAATTGCATGGTAACTGCTTATGCAAGGGCCGGGATGACAGCTGAAACCCTTGAGCTCTTCAGAAGGGCTCAGGTGGAGGCGGTGAACATGGCGAGGGATCTGCGGGCTGTGCCGAGCGTGCTAAATGTCTGTGGAAAGGAAGGGGAGATGATGAAGGGGAGAGAAATACATGGTAGGATGGTGCGAAGCCTTGCATTTGATTTGGATGTCCCAATTGGGAACGCGTTGATCGACATGTATGCAAAGTGcgggcacgtggacgcgtcacaAGCAGTGTTTGCAGGCATGCAGGAGAGGAATGTGGTGAGCTGGTCGACACTGATATCTTGCTATGGTGTCCATGGAAAGGGAAAAGAGGCATTGCATGTGTACGAGGAGATGTTATCTCAGAGAGTGAAGCCGAACTGTATCACCTTCACATCTGTCCTTTCAAGTTGCAGCCACTCAGGGCTCGTGACTGACGGCCGGATGATCTTCGAGTCAATGAGGAAGGTTCATGGTGTAGAGCCCACTTCTGAGCACTATGCATGTATGGTGGACCTCTTGGGGCGTGCTGGAGCCATTGAAGAAGCTATCGGGCTTATAAAGAAGATGCCTATGGAACCTTGCGCTACTGCATGGGGAGCTCTACTCTCTGCTTGCGCCATGCATAATAATGTCGATGTTGGAGAGATTGCAGCATATAGGCTGTTTGAGTTAGAAAAAAGCAATGTCAGTAACTATATCACTCTCTGTGGAATTTATGGTGCAGTTGGTCAGTCTGATGGTGTTGCAGGATTAAGATTAAGGATGAGGGAACTTGGCATGGTGAAGACGCCTGGTTGCAGCTGGGTTGATGTGAAGGGAAGAGCTCATGCCTTTTACCAAGGGAGTATCCCGAGTTATTTGAGGAGAAAAATGTTTTGGATTTTAGATCGGTTACGTAAGGATATGGGCAATTGA
- the LOC123086544 gene encoding serine carboxypeptidase-like 42 yields the protein MAGSWRAAALAVAMVCFVASSCVLGFPEEDLVGRLPGQPAVGFRQFAGYVDVDVKAGRSLFYYFAEAQDNAAGRPLTLWLNGGPGCSSVGGGAFTELGPFYPRGDGRGLRLNKKSWNKVSNLLFVESPAGVGWSYSNTSSDYNTGDARTANDMYKFLLGWYKKFPEYRSSSLLLSGESYAGHYIPQLTDVLLTHNEKSKGFKFNIKGVAIGNPLLKLDRDVPATYEYFWSHGMISDEIFLAINKGCDFEDYTFGSPHNESKSCNDAIAEANAVVGQYVNNYDVILDVCYPSIVMQELRLRKYVTKISLGVDVCMSYERYFYFNLPEVQHALHANRTHLPYGWGMCSDVLNYTDKDGNINILPLLQRIVEHKIPVWIFSGDQDSVVPLLGSRTLVRELAHDMGLPVTVPYSTWFRKGQVGGWTTEYGNLLTFATVRGASHMVPFAQPDRALGLFRSFVLGQRLPNTTYPPIGD from the exons ATGGCGGGCTCCTGGCGAGCCGCGGCGCTGGCGGTGGCGATGGTTTGTTTCGTCGCCAGCAGCTGCGTGCTCGGGTTCCCGGAGGAGGATTTGGTGGGGCGGCTGCCCGGGCAGCCCGCCGTGGGGTTCAGGCAGTTCGCCGGGTACGTGGACGTCGACGTCAAGGCCGGGAGGAGCCTCTTCTACTACTTCGCGGAGGCGCAGGACAACGCCGCCGGCAGGCCGCTCACGCTCTGGCTCAACGGAG GTCCTGGCTGTTCTTCGGTTGGAGGCGGCGCGTTTACGGAGCTCGGCCCGTTTTATCCCAGAGGAGATGGCAGAGGCCTTCGGTTAAACAAGAAGTCGTGGAATAAAG TGTCCAATCTTCTATTTGTTGAATCACCCGCTGGAGTTGGATGGTCCTACTCCAACACTTCGTCAGACTACAATACAGGAGATGCGCGGACCG CTAATGATATGTACAAATTTCTGTTGGGATGGTATAAGAAGTTCCCGGAGTACAGATCAAGCAGCTTACTTCTTTCGGGAGAGAGCTATGCAG GGCATTATATACCGCAACTCACCGACGTCCTTCTCACACACAATGAGAAATCTAAGGGTTTTAAGTTCAATATCAAGGGGGTAGCT ATCGGGAATCCGTTACTCAAGCTTGACAGGGATGTCCCCGCGACATATGAGTACTTCTGGTCCCATGGTATGATATCCGATGAGATATTTCTGGCCATAAACAAGGGTTGTGATTTTGAGGATTACACATTCGGTAGCCCCCACAATGAGAGCAAGTCATGCAATGATGCCATTGCGGAGGCAAATGCTGTAGTTGGACAATATGTCAACAACTATGATGTCATTCTCGACGTCTGTTACCCATCGATTGTGATGCAGGAGCTACGACTGCGCAAATAT GTGACCAAGATCAGTTTAGGAGTGGATGTTTGCATGTCATATGAAAGGTACTTCTACTTCAATCTTCCAGAAGTGCAGCATGCTCTTCATGCTAATAGAACACATCTACCTTATGGCTGGGGCATGTGCAGTGA TGTGCTGAATTACACCGATAAGGATGGTAACATCAACATCTTGCCTTTACTTCAGAGAATAGTGGAACATAAGATACCAGTTTGGATATTCAG CGGCGATCAAGACTCTGTGGTGCCCCTCTTGGGCTCCCGAACCCTTGTGCGAGAGCTAGCTCATGACATGGGGTTGCCTGTCACAGTTCCGTACAGTACTTGGTTCCGCAAAGGCCAG GTTGGAGGCTGGACAACAGAGTACGGTAATCTTCTGACCTTTGCAACAGTGCGGGGCGCATCTCACATGGTGCCATTTGCACAGCCAGACCGAGCTCTCGGCCTATTTCGCTCATTTGTGCTTGGACAGAGGCTCCCAAACACAACCTATCCACCCATTGGCGACTAA